The Trueperaceae bacterium genomic interval GTCGACCCGATCGACCCCGAGGCGTACGCCGACCTCGCCCGCAACGACCTCGCCGGCGCCGACCGCGAGGCGGCGGACGGCTGGGCCGCGGCGCTCGAGCACCTCGAGACGCTGCGCAGCGTGCTCGGCGTCGAGAAGGCCGAGCCGCTGCCCCGCAGCGACGTCGCCACCGACCTCGCCACGATCGCCTCGACGCTGAACGACCTGCGCGCGAAGGTCGACGCGATCCTCGCCGAGCGCACCGCGGCGCGCGAGGAGCTCGCCACGATCGCCGAGGCGCTCCCGCCGTTGCGGGCCGTCGCGCCGACGCTCGCGCAGCTCGAGGAAAGCGACCGGCTCGCCGGCCTCGCCTTCCTCGCGCCCGCCGACGTCGTCGCCGCCGTCCGCGACGACCTGAACGCCGCGCTCGAGGAGCGCGTCGAGCTGGCCGACCAGGCGTTCGGCGAGCAACGGCTCGCCGTCGTCGTCACCCTCCACCGCGACGAGGAGGCGCTCCGCGCCGCCCTCTCCCGCGCCGGGGTCGCCCCGCTCGCCCTGCCCGCGAAGTACCGCGGCGAGGGCGTCGCGAAGGCGGTCCACACGATGGAGGAGCGCGACGGCCAGCTGCCGAAGCGGCTCGAGTCGCTCGAGGCGCAACTCACCAAGCTGGGCCAGCAGCACGGCCCGACGTTGGCCGCCTGGTGGTCGGTCGTCCGCAACCACCACGCCCGCTACGAGCGGATGGGCGACCTGGCGACGGGAACGTACGCCTTCGCCCTCCAGGGGTGGGTGCCGAGCGACGAGGTCAAGAAGGTCGCCGACGGACTCAAGATGCAGTTCGGCGAGGACGTCGTCCTCGACCACCGGCCGGCGGACGACCACCACGACGCCGGCGTCCCCACGAAGCTCGACAACCCCGGCTGGATGCGACCGTTCCAGGGGTTGTTGTCGCTGTTCGCCCCGCCCGCCTACGGGGGGTTCGACCCCACGTGGACGCTGGCGGTGTTCTTCCCGCTCTACTTCGGGATCGTCGTCGGCGACATCGCCTACGGGCTGATCTTCCTCACGATCGGCCTCTGGCTCCGGCGCCGCGGGTCGCGCGGCCGCGAGCTCGACCTCGGGCCGCTCGGGGTCGTCATTCCGGCCCGCAACCTGACCGGCATCGGCACGGTGATCAACTGGGCCGCCGGCTGGTCGATCGTCTGGGGCGTCGTCTACGGCGAGTTCTGGGGCAACTTCCTCGAGAAGTGGCCCAAGGGCCAGCCGGTCTTCTACCCCGGCGACAAGGGGATCTTCGAGATCCTGTTGTTCCGCGTCGAGGTGTTCACCCCGCTCCTCGTTCTGACCCTCGGGTTCGGGACGCTGCAGGTCCTGCTCGGGTGGGGCATCCGCGCCTACTACGGCGCGAAGCACCACGACCGCGCGCACACGTGGGAGGGCATCGGCATGGTCGCGGGCATCGCCGCGATCGTCGTCGTCGCCGCGGGTTACCTCACCGGGACCCTGGGGGCCGCGATCTACGCCGTGGCTGCGGCGTTGGCGGCGGTGTTCCTGCTCGGGGTCGTGATCTCCGGCCTGCCGTTGATGCTCGTCGAGGTCATCAGCAACGCCGGCAACATCCTCAGTTACCTTCGTCTGTTCGCGGTGGGTCTGTCCGCCGCCCTCGTCGCCAACCTCGGGACCAACGCCGGCTTCGCGCTCAACGACGCCGTCGCGCTGCCCCTGCTCGGGGAGGCCCTCGGGGTCCTCGTGGCCGTCGTGATCAACCTCGCCGCGGTCATCCTCACCATCGTCGGCCACACCCTGCAGCCCCTGCGTCTGCAGTACGTGGAATTCTTCACCAAGTTCGGCTTCTACGAAACGAGCGGCCGAGCGTACCAGCCCTTCCGGCTCCTTGGAGGAAAAGCATGAAGCAGATCGCCCGCACGTCCGCCCTGATCCTCGTCGCCACCCTCGTCGGCCTCGCCTTCGCGCAGGACGGCTCCGGCGCCACCATCGGCGACGGCATGATCGCGCTCGGCGCCGCACTCGCCATCGGCGTCGCCGCCATCGCGGTCGGCATCGCGCAGTCCGCCATCGGCTCCGCCGGCGCCGGCCTGCTCGCCGAGCGGCCCGAGGCGTTCGGTCAGATCCTGATCTACCTCGTCATCCCCGAAACCATCATCATCTTCGCGTTCGTCATCGCGTTCTTCCTCAACGCCCAGATCGGCTGACCGGCATGGCGGATCTGGCTGCTCTGCTTGACAAAGAAGCGAGCGCGGAGATCGACGCCATCCTCGCGGAGGCGCGGGAACGCGCCTCCGCGATCGTCGCCGACGCCGACGCGGAGGCGGAAGCGATCGTCGCGAAGCGCGAGCGCGGCGCGAAGGCCGCCCGCGAGGCGACCCTCGTGCGGGCGCGGAGCGCGGCGCAGTTGGCGGCCGCATCGACGCGGCTGCAGGCGCAACAGCGCGCCATCCAGTCGGTCTTCGAGGCCGTCGAAGCTCGCTTCGCCGACCTCCCGAACGACGCGGAGCGCTACCGCGGCCTGATGGACGCCCTGCTGCGCGAAGCGGTCGAGGGGGTCGGCGGCACGCCGACCGCGATTCGGGTGGCGCCCGGCGACGTCGATCTCGCCCGCGAGGTCGCGACCGCCGCCGGCGTCGACGCCGAGGTGCAGGCCGCCGACGACGTGCGGTCCGGCGTGCGCGTCGTGGCGGGCAGCGTGAGCGTGGAGAACACCCTCCCCGCCCGCCTCGAGGCGCTCCGCGACGAGCTCGCGTCCGACGTCGCGCGGGTCCTCGAAGGCCCGGAGGCCTGAATGGCGAACGACTTCGGCTACGTCAACGCGCGGGTCCGCGGCATGAAGGCGCGGCTGCTCGGGGACGACGCCTACCGCGCCGCGCTGGAGGCGAGCGACTTCGGGGCCTTCCGGGCCCTGCTCACCAATTCGCCGTACGGCGGGGCGCTCGAGCGGACGGCGGACGCGGGGCGCGGCCTCGCGGGCGTCGACCGGGCGTTGGCGGAGGCGTTCCACGCCGATGCCGAACGCCTCCTGGCGTACGCCGGCGGGGACGCGAAACGCATGATCGCCGCGCTGCTCCGCCGCTACGACCTCGAGGACCTCAAGACCGTCGCGCGTGCGGTGCACGCCGGGCGCGACCTGGGGGACGTCGGGGACGCGCTGCAGGGGGCGGGCGAACTGCGGCCCAAGACCCTCGAGGCGGTCGCCGCCGCGCCCGACCTGCCGAGCGCCGCGCAGGTGGTCGCCGCGACCGGGCACCCGCTCGGGCCCGCCTTCGTGCGGGCGGCGCGGACCTACGCCCAGGACGGCGATCTGCTCGCCTTCGAGGTGGCCCTCGACGGCGCCTTCTTCGCGTCGCTCACGCAGACCGCGAAGGCGGTCGGGGCGCCCGCCTTCGACGCCTACGTCGCGCGTACCCTCGACGCGGCGAACCTGCGGACGGCGCTCAAGATCGCGGGCCGCGACGTGGACGCCGACGCGCTGTTCCTGCCCGGCGGGCGGGACGTCGGCCGCGACGCCTTCGACGCGCTGGCGGGAGGCGGGCTCTCCGCCCTCGCGCAGGTCGAGCTGGGCGCCTTCGCGTCGGTCGCCACCGCGGAGGACCTGTCCGGCGTCGAGCGCGCCATCCGCGCGGTGCAGGCGCGCGAGGCGCGCCGCGCCGCGATCCGCGACCCGCTCGGGATCGGGGTCGTCGTGCGCTACCTGCGCGACCGCGAGGAGGAGGGCGCGACGTTGCGTCTCCTCGCCCGCGCGGCGTACTACGGCGTCCCCCGCGCGCATCTGGAGAAGGAGCTCGGGCATGCCTGAAGTCGTGGTGTTCACCGACGAGGAGACGGCGACCGGCTACCGCCTCGCCGGCGTCGAGGTCCGCGTCGCCGACCCGGACGACGCCACCGCCGCCCTCAACGCCCTCGTCGAGGAGGACCGCTACGGGCTCGTCGTCGTCGACGAGGGGCTCGTCCCCGACCCGGTCGGGGCGACCGCGCGCACCATGCGGGGGCGGGACCTGCCCGTCCTCCTGCCGGTCCCCAGCCTCGGGGCGGCGTTCGACGAGGAAGCCGACGCGACGACCTACATGAAGGAGCTGGTGCGGAGCGCGATCGGCTTCGACATCAAGCTCGAGTAGAGGAGAGTCAGGGACATGGCCATTCAAGGAACCATCGCGAGGATCTCCGGTCCGGCCGTCATCGCCGAAGGCATGATGGGGGCCCGCATGTACGACATCGTGCGGGTCGGGACCGAGAACCTCGTCGGAGAAATCATCCGCCTCGACGGCGACACCGCCTTCGTGCAGGTCTACGAGGACACCGGCGGCCTGACGGTCGGCGAACCGGTCGTGTCGACCGGCCTGCCGCTCGCCGTCGAGCTCGGGCCCGGCATGCTGAACGGCATCTTCGACGGCATCCAACGCCCCCTCGACAAGATCCAGGAGGCGTCGGGCACCTACATCGATCGCGGCCTGACGGTGAACTCGCTGTCGCGCGACGCGACCTGGACGTTCACGCCCAGCGTCGCGGTGGGCGACGAGATCGCGCCGGGGCAGGTCATCGGGACCGTCCCGGAGTTCACCTTCACCCACAAGATCCTGGTGCCGCCCGGCATGGGCGGGACCGTGAAGAGCGTCGTCGGCGAAGGCGACTACACCGTCGACGACCCGGTCGTCGTCCTCGAGGACGGCACCGAACTCAAGATGGCGCACCCCTGGCCGGTCCGCCAGGCGCGCCCGGTCGGCGAGAAGCTCGACCCCGTCACGCCGTTCCTGACCGGCATGCGCATCCTCGACGTGTTGTTCCCCCTCACGATGGGCGGGACCGCGGCGATCCCCGGCCCGTTCGGGTCGGGCAAGACCGTCACGCAGCAGTCGATCGCGAAGTACGGCAACGCCGACATCGTCGTCTACGTCGGCTGCGGCGAGCGCGGCAACGAGATGACCGACGTCCTCGTCGAGTTCCCCGAGCTCGAGGACCCGCAGACCGGCAACCCGCTCATGCAGCGCACAGTGTTGATCGCCAACACCTCCAACATGCCGGTCGCGGCGCGCGAAGCGTCGATCTACACCGGCATCACCCTCGCGGAGTACTTCCGCGACCAGGGCTACAGCGTCTCGATCATGGCGGACTCCACCAGCCGCTGGGCGGAGGCGCTCCGCGAGATCAGCTCCCGCCTGGAGGAGATGCCGGCGGAGGAGGGCTACCCGCCCTACCTCGCCTCGCGCCTCTCCGCCTTCTACGAGCGCGGCGGTCGCGTCACGACCCTCGCCGGGGAGCAGGGCGCCGTCAGCATCATCGGAGCGGTCAGCCCCGCCGGCGGGGACTTCTCCGAACCGGTGACGCAGGCGACGCTGCGCATCACCGGCTGCTTCTGGGCGCTGGACGCGTCGCTGGCCCGCCGGCGGCACTTCCCCGCCATCAACTGGAACCGCTCCTACTCGCTGTTCAAGGACGGCCTCGACGCCTGGTACCGCGAGAACGTCGCGGAGGACTACCCGGAGTTGGTCGACCAGGCGGTCGACCTGCTGCAGCGCGAAGCGGACCTGCAGGAGGTCGTGCAGCTCGTCGGGCCGGACGCCCTCCAGGACGCCGAACGCCTCGTCATCGAGGTCGGCCGCATCCTGCGCCAGGACTTCCTGCAGCAGAACGGCTTCGACCCCATCGACGCCTCGTGCAGCCTGAGCAAGGCCTACGGCCTGCTGCAGTTGATGCTGAAGACGTACGAGCAGGCCCGTGCCGCGCTCGAGGCGGGCGCCACGGTCGACGACGTGATCGGCGCACCGGTCATCGAGCGGGTGAACCGCGCGCGCTACGTCGCCGAAGAGGAGTTCCCCGCCTACCGCGACGAGGTCGCCGCCGAGCTCGAACAGGGCTTCGCGGTGCCGGCGTAAGGAGCATCGTGAGCGACAAGAACCTACTCAAGAAGGCGTACACCGACGTCAGCTACGTCTCCGGCCCGCTGTTGTTCCTGCAGAACGCCCCGGACCTGAGCTACAACGCGATCGTCAACATCGAGGACGCCCAGGGCCGCATGCGCGGCGGGCAGGTCATCGAGGTCAGCAAGGAGTACACGGTCCTGCAGGTCTTCGAGGAGACCTCCGGCATCGACCTCTCCTCGACCACGGTCAGCCTCGTCGAGAACGTCGCGCGGCTCGGGGTCTCCAAGGACATGATCGGCCGGCGCTTCAACGGGATCGGGGAACCGATCGACGGCCTGCCCGACGTCGTCGCCGACCAGCGCGTCCCGATCGGTGGGGCGCCCATCAACCCCGTCGCGCGGCAGAAGCCCGAGGAGTTCATCCAGACCGGCGTCAGCACCATCGACACGTTGATCAGCCTCGTGCGCGGCCAGAAGCTGCCGATCTTCAGCGGCTCCGGCCTGCCGGCGAACGAGCTGGCGGCACAGATCGCGCGTCAGGCGACCGTCGTCGGGGAGGACACCGAGTTCGCGGTCGTGTTCGCCGCGATGGGCGTCACCCAACGCGAGTTGACGTTCTTCACGCAGGAGTTCGAGCGGACCGGCGCCCTCGCGCGCTCGGTGTTGTTCCTCAACAAGGCGGACGACCCCGCCGTCGAGCGGATCCTCACGCCCCGCATGGCGCTCACCGCCGCGGAGTACCTCGCCTTCGAGCACGACTACCACGTCCTCGTCATCCTCACCGACATGACGAACTACTGCGAGGCGTTGCGCGAGATCGGCGGGGCCCGCGAGGAGATCCCCGGCCGCCGCGGCTACCCCGGCTACATGTACACCGACCTCGCCGGCATCTACGAACGCGCCGGCGTCGTGACCGGCAAGAAGGGGTCCGTGACGCAGCTGCCGATCCTGTCGATGCCGGACGACGACGTCACCCACCCGATCCCCGACCTCACGGGCTACATCACCGAGGGGCAGATCTACCTCGCGCGCGACCTGCACAACAAGGGCGTCTACCCGCCCATCAACCCCGGTCCGTCGCTGTCGCGCCTCATGAACAACGGGATCGGCGAGGGCAAGACCCGCGACGACCACAAGAACGTCGCCGACCAGCTGCAGGCGGCGTACGCCAACGGCCTCGACCTGCGGCGCCTCGTCGCGATCACCGGGGAGGATGCGCTGTCGGAGACCGACAAGCTGTACCTGAAGTTCGCCGACGACTTCGAGCGGGACTTCGTGGATCAGGGCACCGGCAACCGCACGGTCGAGGAGTCCCTGCAGATCGCCTGGGCGACCCTCACGAAGCTGCCCAAGAGCGAACTGACGCGCCTGAAGAACGAACAGATCGACACGTACTACGGCGCCAAGATGGAGGAGTTGTGGGGCGCCGCCGACGAGGCGGTGTGAGGTAGCCCATGGCCGAATCCATCGCCCCCACCCGCTCGAACCTCCTCGCGCGCCGCGACCAGCTGAAGCTGGCCGGTCGCGGCGCGGACCTGCTCAAGCGCAAGCGCGACGCGTTGATCGCGGAGTTCTTCGACCTCGTCAAGGCGTCGCTCGAGGCGCGCCGGGCGCTGCAGGAGGCGAGCCGGGAGGCGTACTTCGCGCTGTTCCTCGCCAACGCCTGGGACGGGCCCGAGGCGGTGCGCAGCGCCGCGCTCGCCAGCCCCACCGGCCTCGACGTCGACGTGAAGGTCGAGAACCTGTTCGGCGTGAAGGTCCCCGAGGTGC includes:
- a CDS encoding V-type ATPase 116kDa subunit family protein, which translates into the protein MIAPMDRLTVVGRRSAAREVLQSLQSLGAVHVDPIDPEAYADLARNDLAGADREAADGWAAALEHLETLRSVLGVEKAEPLPRSDVATDLATIASTLNDLRAKVDAILAERTAAREELATIAEALPPLRAVAPTLAQLEESDRLAGLAFLAPADVVAAVRDDLNAALEERVELADQAFGEQRLAVVVTLHRDEEALRAALSRAGVAPLALPAKYRGEGVAKAVHTMEERDGQLPKRLESLEAQLTKLGQQHGPTLAAWWSVVRNHHARYERMGDLATGTYAFALQGWVPSDEVKKVADGLKMQFGEDVVLDHRPADDHHDAGVPTKLDNPGWMRPFQGLLSLFAPPAYGGFDPTWTLAVFFPLYFGIVVGDIAYGLIFLTIGLWLRRRGSRGRELDLGPLGVVIPARNLTGIGTVINWAAGWSIVWGVVYGEFWGNFLEKWPKGQPVFYPGDKGIFEILLFRVEVFTPLLVLTLGFGTLQVLLGWGIRAYYGAKHHDRAHTWEGIGMVAGIAAIVVVAAGYLTGTLGAAIYAVAAALAAVFLLGVVISGLPLMLVEVISNAGNILSYLRLFAVGLSAALVANLGTNAGFALNDAVALPLLGEALGVLVAVVINLAAVILTIVGHTLQPLRLQYVEFFTKFGFYETSGRAYQPFRLLGGKA
- a CDS encoding V-type ATP synthase subunit K, which translates into the protein MKQIARTSALILVATLVGLAFAQDGSGATIGDGMIALGAALAIGVAAIAVGIAQSAIGSAGAGLLAERPEAFGQILIYLVIPETIIIFAFVIAFFLNAQIG
- a CDS encoding V-type ATP synthase subunit E, producing MADLAALLDKEASAEIDAILAEARERASAIVADADAEAEAIVAKRERGAKAAREATLVRARSAAQLAAASTRLQAQQRAIQSVFEAVEARFADLPNDAERYRGLMDALLREAVEGVGGTPTAIRVAPGDVDLAREVATAAGVDAEVQAADDVRSGVRVVAGSVSVENTLPARLEALRDELASDVARVLEGPEA
- a CDS encoding V-type ATPase subunit, translating into MANDFGYVNARVRGMKARLLGDDAYRAALEASDFGAFRALLTNSPYGGALERTADAGRGLAGVDRALAEAFHADAERLLAYAGGDAKRMIAALLRRYDLEDLKTVARAVHAGRDLGDVGDALQGAGELRPKTLEAVAAAPDLPSAAQVVAATGHPLGPAFVRAARTYAQDGDLLAFEVALDGAFFASLTQTAKAVGAPAFDAYVARTLDAANLRTALKIAGRDVDADALFLPGGRDVGRDAFDALAGGGLSALAQVELGAFASVATAEDLSGVERAIRAVQAREARRAAIRDPLGIGVVVRYLRDREEEGATLRLLARAAYYGVPRAHLEKELGHA
- a CDS encoding V-type ATP synthase subunit F, producing MPEVVVFTDEETATGYRLAGVEVRVADPDDATAALNALVEEDRYGLVVVDEGLVPDPVGATARTMRGRDLPVLLPVPSLGAAFDEEADATTYMKELVRSAIGFDIKLE
- a CDS encoding V-type ATP synthase subunit A encodes the protein MAIQGTIARISGPAVIAEGMMGARMYDIVRVGTENLVGEIIRLDGDTAFVQVYEDTGGLTVGEPVVSTGLPLAVELGPGMLNGIFDGIQRPLDKIQEASGTYIDRGLTVNSLSRDATWTFTPSVAVGDEIAPGQVIGTVPEFTFTHKILVPPGMGGTVKSVVGEGDYTVDDPVVVLEDGTELKMAHPWPVRQARPVGEKLDPVTPFLTGMRILDVLFPLTMGGTAAIPGPFGSGKTVTQQSIAKYGNADIVVYVGCGERGNEMTDVLVEFPELEDPQTGNPLMQRTVLIANTSNMPVAAREASIYTGITLAEYFRDQGYSVSIMADSTSRWAEALREISSRLEEMPAEEGYPPYLASRLSAFYERGGRVTTLAGEQGAVSIIGAVSPAGGDFSEPVTQATLRITGCFWALDASLARRRHFPAINWNRSYSLFKDGLDAWYRENVAEDYPELVDQAVDLLQREADLQEVVQLVGPDALQDAERLVIEVGRILRQDFLQQNGFDPIDASCSLSKAYGLLQLMLKTYEQARAALEAGATVDDVIGAPVIERVNRARYVAEEEFPAYRDEVAAELEQGFAVPA
- a CDS encoding V-type ATP synthase subunit B — protein: MSDKNLLKKAYTDVSYVSGPLLFLQNAPDLSYNAIVNIEDAQGRMRGGQVIEVSKEYTVLQVFEETSGIDLSSTTVSLVENVARLGVSKDMIGRRFNGIGEPIDGLPDVVADQRVPIGGAPINPVARQKPEEFIQTGVSTIDTLISLVRGQKLPIFSGSGLPANELAAQIARQATVVGEDTEFAVVFAAMGVTQRELTFFTQEFERTGALARSVLFLNKADDPAVERILTPRMALTAAEYLAFEHDYHVLVILTDMTNYCEALREIGGAREEIPGRRGYPGYMYTDLAGIYERAGVVTGKKGSVTQLPILSMPDDDVTHPIPDLTGYITEGQIYLARDLHNKGVYPPINPGPSLSRLMNNGIGEGKTRDDHKNVADQLQAAYANGLDLRRLVAITGEDALSETDKLYLKFADDFERDFVDQGTGNRTVEESLQIAWATLTKLPKSELTRLKNEQIDTYYGAKMEELWGAADEAV